CGGTTCATGGCCGGCGGTTCATGCTGGCGCCTGCGATGTAGCTCTTGGGTGATGGTCTCTTCTCGTTGCCTCAGTGCGGCGCGGCGGGCAACCCCACCTGGTGAGGGCCGGTACCCGCTGGCAGCTGCGTCGGCGCTCACGGTGTTCTGCAGCCTGGTCAGATCCTGCAGTAGTTCTCGAATGCTCAGCCCGGTCAGGTCGTTGACCTCCGGTGCGCTCAGGGTGCTCATCGCGACCTGGTGACCGGGCAACCGTGCAGCGTGAACGCACCCGTTCGCGCACGCCGATGATGGTGGGTCACTGGGTGAAGGGGAACCGCGTCGCGGTGGAAATTCGTCATAACAGCTCCTTGCATCTGACGACGTGGGTGGGGCGGTGCAAAAGTTGCGTTCCCTGGTGGGAGGCCGCACTGTTCGGGACCGGTTCGAGCAGATCGGTGGTCGTTGCTGACGTCCAGGATCGCGCGAATGTCCATGTTGATCCGGTCGGTCTCGGACAAGGTTTCATCCAGGGTGTGCTGGCCGACCACCCGGCCCAGACAGAACAGCACCCCTTCCTCGTACTGCTTCACAATCTTCAGCGCAGTGACCACCACCGCGATGAGGAGCACGAGGAGGATGACGATGGTCAGGGAAAGAGTGGAAGAAGACACGAGAACCTACTCAGAGGCAGTGGTGACGTGCGAGGGGGCTTGAGGCTTGTGCCCCAGCGGCGCGGCGGCGGACGGCCACACCATTCCCGAACTGGCTGAACTGATCAGCAACTCGAACGCTACACCCGAAGGGATGACATCGAGTCCGGCTGCGGTGAGTGTTGGTGAGCGGCGTCGTCGCCACCATTGATCTGTCGCAACGAGAAGTTCTGGATGCCGGCCAGGGGTGGTTCTCGGTGGTTGGCGGTATCTTTGAAAAGGACCAGTCTCGCGGCGAGTGTCTCCTACCGGCGTTCCACCGCCAGCTGTGCCCATTGTGTCTCCAGCAAGAGGGGAACGGCAATGAGTGATCAGCCGCCGCATGTAGGTTCGATCAAGCCAGCCACCGAAACGCAACACCAGCAGATCGACGAAGACGACGCGGATCTACACACCAGCCTCGCCGATCTGGCCGCGTTGGTGACCAGTTCTCATGGTTTGGATCGGTTACTGGAACTGGTGGCGACGTATGCGGCCAAGGCGATTCCTGGCGCGGATGGTGCGGGGGTGACCTTGTTGCGGATTGACCGCCCGGATAACAGGGTGCAGGCGTTGGCTGCCAGTGACCCGTTCGTTGCCTAGATCGACCATATTCAGTACGTGACGGTGAACGAGGGCCCGTGTATTACTGCCGCGTTGGAGGGGCGCACGGTGCGTTCGGGGTCGCTGGGTGGGGAGAAGATGTGGCCTCATTTCGGGCCGCGGGTCGGGCGTCTGGGTGATGATCACGCCCAGGAGTTGGGTGAGTTGTTTGCCGCACCGGCGGCGGTGCGGTGCACAACGCGCACACCCTGTCTCAGGCGGTTGCGTTGACCACCCAGTTACAGACCGCGTTGGCCGACCGGCCTGTCATTGATGAGGCGATCGGGTTGATCCGCAGTCGCACGGGAGTCAGTTCGGTCCAGGCCCGTGAACGGTTGCAGACGATGAGCCAGCACGAGCACGTGAAAATGGTCGATATCGCCGCACACATGGTCGATGAAGCGGTACGACGCGCCCGCGCCCGCCACGCGGGCAGCTGACGTGACGGCGCGGAGGACATACGGACGGGCGGCAGCAGGCTCGTTAGCTCTGCGCTCGGGAGCGCTATCGGAGCAGATGCCGGATGGAAATCACTACCGCGCTGAGCGCAGATCTCGCTCTTTTGAGTGCCGCCCTGGGTGACCCAGTGACCGGCCCCAGGATTGACACTGCAGGGCTGGTCGCGGAGTCAGATATCCAGTTAGTGCTCGACGCGGCAACACCGGGCGCGTTCGTAGACCTGGCTGCTGACGAGCAAAATCTTGACGGTCCTGCGACCGGACGGCATGGATCTAGCGCGCCGGTGATGCGCCGTTGGCGCGTCACGCGCCCCTGATTGCCGTGGGCGGTAGCCGCCGCTAGGGGGGCTTCTCGGAAGGGATCGTGGTGTAGAGCATCGATCAGAGCACGTGAAACGCCGTAGTGTTGGTATTGCTGGGATCCCAGCAGGTCCGAATACCGGTCGGCCGTCCGCTGCCGCCGCAGGAGCATCCGCTCCGATCCGGACACCACGGCGATCGCTTTTCGTCAGGATCACCATGTCCACCACATCAGCACATCGCACAACAGTGCAGCAGGTTCGCCCCGATGCCCTTCAGACCGCAGGGCGGGCACGTGTGCCGGGCAAAGTCCCGGGTGTTCTCCGACCCCTCGGATGGAATCGGTAAAAGCACACCGGGGACACGCGGGGCGCGCAGGCGGGTCCTCACGTTTGAGGCATGGCTGGGCGGCGCCGGGATTCGGACCACCACCGAAGGACCGTCTCGCACGGCCGGGGGTCAGCACGTCCTGGTGGCCGTTGCCTCACCCGCAGTGCGCCCTGTTCCGTCGGGGCTCGGTGGACCAGACCGGCAGGAGTTTCGGTGATGAAGGCAGTTCAGTTCAGCGAGTATGGCGGTCCTGAGGTTCTGACGGTCGTCCAGGTGGCCGAGCCGCACGCCGGGGGCGCGCAGGTGCGTATCGCGGTGCGCGCGGCCGGGGTCAACGCGTGGGACTGGAAATTGCGGCAGGGTTTGATGAGGGAGCAGATGCCGCTGGATCTGCCGGCGGGTGTGGGCCTGGACGCATCTGGTGTTGTTGATGAGGTGGGCGAAGGAGCGCACGGTGTCGCTGTGGGCGATGCCGTGTTCGGTAGTGGCCCGGGCGTTGGTGGCTCGGGTGCGTACGCACAGTTTGCGGTGCTGGATCATTGGGTCGCGAAACCTGCGCGGATGGCCTTTGAGGAGGCTGCCGGGTACGGGGTGCCGGTGGAGACCGCTGTGCGGA
This portion of the Dermatophilaceae bacterium Sec6.4 genome encodes:
- a CDS encoding ANTAR domain-containing protein; protein product: MHNAHTLSQAVALTTQLQTALADRPVIDEAIGLIRSRTGVSSVQARERLQTMSQHEHVKMVDIAAHMVDEAVRRARARHAGS